In one window of Gossypium hirsutum isolate 1008001.06 chromosome A01, Gossypium_hirsutum_v2.1, whole genome shotgun sequence DNA:
- the LOC107916604 gene encoding serine-rich adhesin for platelets isoform X7, with protein MMISKHFFHVLSIVLFLSFSFPYAHFTEIDQDSTNLHPLPVSLGSSSFSSSGSFKHSSSSHASHSFKSSHSLKSSENHGDASGHGSSSISHSSSASGSSSHSSSSSHSGSFKSSGSFKGFSSPIDSNNSKDSGLGHGDSSSSTTSSSLSGSSHSKSSNSLSHSSSSSHSGSWKGSSSFGDSNNSKDSSLGHGDSRSSATSSSLSGSSHSKSSSSLSHSSSSSHSGSWKGSSSFEDSNKPKDSSSAMTSHSSLGSGDNFSNSKGSDSSKTKSGNSSSLSGSINSMGSNSSKTFNSALGSTTSNSSKSSRSNNSKDSSSATASGSSSSLGSSKSKASGLSAHSSFEKHGGATGHGSSSLSHSVSASGSSSYSSSYSHSSSSSHSSSFKHSNSGSSRSSTNSGSNNSKDSSSDAASHSSLGQGASNKVSSSSSHSNSLNHDGSTSHGSSSLSHSSSTSGSSSKSSLSPHSGSSATNSSTNLGSDNSKDTDSTTTSQSSLNHKASSSSASSSSLSGTSNYKASGLSKNSSSSSHSGSSAANSSKNSGSNHSKDSYSTTASQSSLNHGASSSSISSDSLSGSNSSKAFGSSSDSSSFKHSGSGASNSSTNIGSNNSNDSAPTVASQSTLNHGASNSSSSSGSLSGSSNYKASGSSSNSISSSHSGSFNHFGPIAGNSSTNLGSNSSKGSNSTTASQSSLNYKASNSSTSSGSLSGSRNYKASGSSSNSSSSSHSGSFKHSGSTTANLSTNSGLNNSKDSSPTTASKSSLEHEASGSSTSSGSLSGSSDSKASGLSSHSSSINHGGATGHNSFSLSHSSSASHSGSFEHSGYFKGSGSSVDSSNSKDFGSGATHSSSSSGASGSSTSSSSLSGLNNSKNSKTSNSSLSHDASGSSTSLGSNNSKDSKSSSKSGASSSSTDSNSLSGFNNSKGSGSFQTSNSSSNLSASGSSTGSNSLSNSNNSKGSNNSKSSETSGSSSDLDASSSSKGFGSDNSQSSDSSQTSQSGSADSTTGSGSLSSSNNSKSSDSSNISNSSSSYDAHGSGSDSVSSLNNSKGFGSSKTSGSLSGTSSSVTHGSTTSTLPHSPSKGDGYSKASSSSLGSEGSKSSTSDFSVSGNSKASSAKNESASTGTNASATNGSTTFIPTSPSPGSDGPKSSTSNPSGTSTSITNGPTAFTPPSSPSTGVSYFKTNSHKGFGHTSSSNVAHSGLFTASGHSSASHSSSFKTPGSSTSTSSSMANGPTTSGHTPSPSESTISSANLGSSVGIGSSTSSHSTTSNESGFKTSGSSTNTDSSENNGHMNFSSTSSPSTGTSSYHTNNPITSHHTHLGLSAHTNSFFTSSDTSTSNDVGSKNSGSSLNTSSSTPFGSSSSLSTNIGSPESNSHMASNHSNSGYSKQTGSSTTSGHSSTSNSFGSKTSSSSTNIGSTSTDGHTTTGSTLSASSGSSSRKTNSHMTSSHTKSSSSTHTGSSNHAGSLTTSGSKTSGSSTNTGSATTDGNTTTGSILSHSSGSSSHKTNSHMSFGHTKSGSSTHTGSSKHTGSFTTSGSKTSSSSTSPGSTTTNGHATTGPAMIDAHKTTSSISSHSSGSSSHKTNSHDTSAPAKSCSCTCTPTDSSNHTGSATTDGHTTTGSISSHSSGSSSHKTNSHTTSAHTKSGSSTHTSSSKHTGSFTTSGSKISGSSTNTGAATIGGHTTTGSISSHSLGSTSHNSNSHTTSTHTKSGSSTHTGSSKHTGSFTTSGHSSTSSDFGSKTSSSSKSTSSSKNNGHVTSGSTSSPSTYYGSPMTSSTTSSGHTDSDSSTSNNFGSKTSGSFRGTNSYDAPGSTNLGISSSSDISMGSGSSKSSSLENQFSGTFSKVFAFGDSYTDTGNAQSLGILKDFASAFLSSFFQTIDSNLHFEGRSSNGRLVIDFLCDSLNISLLPPFEVASKNSSINEDCGVNFAVGGSTSLSGDFFTNHKITNNLLWQGTPLGFQTQIEWFNQFVTKKACNGETIEQCKEQMGNNLIWLGQMGADDFARVIGSSISLRWLTDITLGQISKILTTVLDSGARFIVVQGLPPLGCWPLAKLLTPHFAKDEMGCSAVINKAIMAHNDLLQKTLEEFRRNYPNATIAYADYFNAFKTVMGNLTEFGFSDGSDACCGVGGGLNFNLNNLCGMDGTNTCSNPNAYIHWDGLHLTEAMNKQIARLFLLEGFCQPSFVDLIKRHQSLLQPSLQ; from the exons atgatgatttcaaagcatttttttcatgttttatctaTTGTTCTCttcttatcattttcatttccatatgCACATTTCACAGAGATTGATCAAGATTCAACCAACCTTCACCCCCTTCCAGTAAGCTTGGGTTCTAGTTCATTTTCAAGTTCTGGCTCTTTTAAGCATTCAAGTTCTTCCCATGCCTCCCACTCATTTAAGAGTTCGCACTCTTTAAAGAGCTCTGAAAATCATGGTGATGCTTCGGGTCATGGCTcttcctctatttcacattcaAGTTCAGCTTCTGGCTCATCTTCACATTCTAGTTCATCTTCACATTCTGGATCTTTTAAGAGTTCAGGTTCATTTAAAGGTTTTAGCTCTCCCATAGATTCTAATAATTCTAAAGACTCCGGTTTAGGTCATGGGGATTCTAGTTCCTCTACAACTTCTAGTTCTTTATCGGGTTCTAGCCATTCTAAATCTTCTAACTCATTGTCACATTCTAGTTCATCTTCACATTCTGGTTCTTGGAAGGGTTCTAGCTCATTCGGAGATTCTAACAATTCTAAGGATTCTAGTTTAGGTCATGGGGATTCTAGATCCTCTGCAACTTCTAGTTCTTTATCAGGTTCTAGCCATTCCAAATCTTCTAGCTCATTGTCACATTCTAGTTCATCTTCACATTCTGGTTCTTGGAAGGGTTCTAGCTCATTCGAAGATTCTAACAAGCCTAAGGATTCTAGTTCTGCTATGACTAGTCACTCTTCATTAGGTTCTGGAGATAATTTTAGCAATTCTAAGGGTTCTGACTCATCTAAAACTAAGTCTGGCAACTCTAGTTCTTTATCAGGTTCCATCAATTCAATGGGTTCTAACTCTTCTAAGACTTTTAACTCTGCATTAGGTTCTACTACATCTAACTCTTCCAAAAGCTCAAGATCTAACAATTCTAAAGATTCTAGTTCTGCTACTGCTTCTGGTTCTTCTTCAAGTTTAGGTTCTAGCAAGTCTAAGGCTTCTGGCTTATCAGCACATTCAAGTTTTGAAAAACATGGTGGTGCTACGGGTCATGGCTCTTCCTCTTTATCGCATTCAGTTTCAGCTTCAGGCTCATCTTCATATTCCAGTTCATATTCACATTCTAGTTCTTCTTCACATTCAAGTTCTTTTAAGCATTCAAATTCTGGTTCTTCTAGATCTTCTACAAACTCGGGTTCCAACAATTCTAAGGATTCTAGTTCTGATGCGGCTTCTCACTCTTCATTGGGTCAAGGGGCTTCTAATAAAGTTTCTAGTTCATCATCACATTCCAATTCTCTAAATCATGATGGTTCTACAAGTCATGGTTCTTCCTCTTTATCACATTCAAGTTCAACTTCTGGATCATCCTCAAAATCTAGTTTATCTCCACATTCCGGTTCTAGTGCTACTAACTCATCCACAAACTTGGGTTCTGACAATTCTAAGGATACTGATTCTACTACAACTTCTCAGTCTTCATTAAATCATAAGGCTTCTAGTTCCTCTGCAAGTTCTAGTTCTCTATCAGGTACTAGCAATTATAAGGCTTCAGGCTTATCCAAAAATTCCAGTTCATCTTCACATTCTGGTTCTAGTGCTGCTAACTCATCCAAAAACTCAGGTTCTAACCATTCTAAGGATTCTTATTCTACAACAGCTTCTCAGTCTTCATTAAATCATGGGGCTTCTAGTTCCTCCATAAGTTCTGATTCTTTATCAGGTTCTAATAGTTCTAAGGCTTTTGGCTCATCTTCAGACTCCAGTTCTTTTAAGCATTCTGGTTCTGGTGCTTCTAACTCTTCCACAAACATAGGTTCCAACAATTCTAATGATTCTGCTCCTACTGTGGCTTCTCAGTCTACATTAAATCATGGGGCTTCTAATTCCTCTTCAAGTTCTGGTTCTTTATCAGGTTCTAGCAATTATAAGGCTTCCGGGTCATCCTCAAATTCTATTTCATCTTCACATTCTGGTTCTTTTAATCACTTTGGTCCTATTGCTGGTAACTCCTCCACAAACTTAGGTTCTAACAGTTCTAAGGGTTCTAATTCTACTACGGCTTCTCAGtcttcattaaactataaggctTCTAATTCCTCTACAAGTTCTGGTTCTTTATCAGGTTCTAGAAATTATAAGGCTTCGGGCTCATCCTCAAATTCTAGTTCATCTTCACATTCTGGTTCTTTTAAGCATTCTGGTTCTACTACTGCTAACTTATCCACAAATTCTGGTTTGAACAATTCTAAGGATTCTAGTCCTACTACGGCTTCTAAGTCTTCTTTAGAACATGAGGCTTCTGGTTCCTCTACAAGTTCTGGTTCTTTGTCAGGTTCTAGTGATTCTAAGGCTTCTGGCTTGTCATCACATTCCAGTTCTATAAATCATGGTGGTGCTACAGGTCACAACTCCTTCTCTTTGTCACATTCAAGTTCAGCTTCACATTCTGGTTCCTTTGAGCATTCGGGTTATTTTAAGGGGTCTGGCTCTTCTGTGGATTCTAGCAATTCTAAGGATTTTGGTTCTGGTGCAACTCACTCTTCATCAAGTTCTGGGGCTTCTGGTTCTTCTACAAGTTCCAGTTCTTTATCAG GtttgaataattcaaaaaattctaAGACTTCAAACTCTTCTTTAAGTCATGATGCTTCAG GCTCTTCCACAAGTTTAGGTTCTAACAATTCCAAGGATTCAAAATCTTCATCAAAATCCGGTGCTTCTAGCTCTTCTACAGACTCCAATTCTTTATCAGGTTTTAACAATTCTAAGGGGTCTGGATCTTTTCAAACTTCAAACTCTTCATCAAATCTTAGTGCATCGGGTTCCTCCACAGGGTCGAATTCTTTATCAAATTCTAACAATTCTAAAG GTTCTAACAATTCTAAGAGTTCCGAAACTTCTGGCTCTTCATCCGACCTTGATGCTTCTAGCTCTTCCAAAGGATTTGGTTCTGATAATTCTCAAAGTTCTGATTCTTCTCAAACTTCACAATCTGGTTCTGCCGACTCTACCACAG GATCAGGGTCAttatcaagttcaaacaattctaAGAGTTCTGACTCttctaacatttcaaattcatcatctaGTTATGATGCTCATGGTTCTGGGTCTGATTCTGTATCAAGTTTGAACAATTCAAAAGGTTTTGGATCTTCAAAAACTTCAGGCTCCTTATCAG GCACTAGTTCTTCTGTGACTCATGGTTCTACTACTTCTACTCTTCCTCATAGCCCTTCAAAAGGTGATGGATATTCTAAAGCATCAAGCTCATCATTAg GTTCTGAAGGATCTAAGTCTTCTACAAGTGACTTTTCAG TTTCTGGTAATTCTAAGGCTTCAAGTGCTAAAAATGAAAGTGCTTCCACTGGTACCAATGCTTCAGCGACTAATGGTTCTACGACTTTTATTCCTACGAGCCCTTCCCCAG GTTCTGACGGACCTAAGTCTTCTACAAGTAACCCTTCAG GCACTAGTACTTCAATAACAAATGGTCCTACAGCTTTTACTCCTCCTTCGAGCCCTTCCACAGGCGTTAGTTATTTCAAAACTAATAGCCATAAGGGATTTGGTCATACAAGTTCAAGCAATGTCGCTCACTCTGGTTTGTTTACAGCTTCTGGTCACTCTTCCGCAAGTCATAGTTCTAGTTTTAAAACTCCAGGTTCTTCCACAAGTACTAGTTCATCTATGGCTAATGGACCTACCACTTCTGGTCATACTCCAAGCCCTTCTGAAAGTACTATTTCTTCTGCAAATTTAGGCTCTTCAGTTGGCATTGGTTCTTCAACTTCTAGTCACTCTACCACAAGCAATGAGTCCGGCTTTAAAACTTCAGGCTCTTCCACAAACACCGATTCTTCTGAAAATAATGGTCATATGAATTTTAGTTCTACTTCGAGTCCTTCCACAGGTACTAGTTCTTATCATACTAATAACCCTATAACTTCTCATCATACACATTTAGGCTTGTCCGCACACACCAATTCTTTTTTTACTTCTAGTGACACTTCAACAAGCAATGATGTTGGTTCTAAAAATTCAGGCTCTTCCTTGAACACTAGTTCTTCTACGCCTTTCGGTTCTTCTTCAAGCCTTTCTACAAATATAGGTTCTCCTGAGAGTAATAGTCATATGGCTTCTAATCATTCAAACTCGGGCTATTCTAAACAAACTGGTTCTTCTACAACTTCTGGCCACTCTTCCACTAGCAATAGTTTTGGTTCCAAAACTTCAAGCTCTTCCACAAACATTGGTTCTACTTCGACTGATGGCCATACAACTACCGGTTCTACTTTGAGTGCCTCTTCAGGTTCTAGTTCTCGTAAGACTAATAGTCACATGACTTCTAGTCATACAAAATCTAGTTCTTCCACACACACCGGTTCTTCCAATCACGCTGGTTCTTTGACAACATCTGGTTCCAAAACTTCAGGCTCTTCTACTAACACTGGTTCCGCTACGACTGATGGCAATACAACTACTGGTTCTATTTTGAGCCACTCTTCAGGTTCTAGTTCTCATAAGACTAATAGTCACATGAGTTTTGGTCATACAAAATCAGGCTCTTCTACACACACAGGTTCTTCCAAACACACTGGTTCTTTCACAACATCTGGTTCCAAAACTTCAAGCTCTTCCACAAGCCCTGGTTCTACTACGACTAATGGCCATGCAACTACTGGTCCTGCTATGATTGATGCCCATAAAACTACTAGTTCTATTTCAAGCCACTCTTCAGGTTCTAGTTCTCATAAGACTAATAGTCACGACACTTCTGCTCCTGCAAAATCTTGCTCTTGCACTTGCACACCTACCGACTCTTCCAATCACACTGGTTCTGCTACAACTGATGGCCATACAACTACTGGTTCTATTTCGAGCCACTCTTCAGGTTCTAGTTCTCATAAGACTAATAGTCACACGACATCTGCTCATACAAAATCTGGCTCTTCTACACACACAAGTTCCTCTAAACACACAGGTTCTTTCACAACCTCTGGTTCTAAAATTTCGGGCTCTTCCACAAACACTGGTGCTGCTACGATTGGTGGCCATACAACTACTGGTTCTATTTCGAGCCACTCTTTAGGTTCTACTTCTCATAACAGTAATAGTCACACGACTTCTACTCATACAAAATCTGGCTCTTCTACACACACAGGTTCTTCCAAACACACTGGTTCTTTCACAACCTCTGGTCACTCTTCCACAAGTAGTGATTTTGGTTCTAAAACATCAAGTTCCTCCAAAAGCACTAGTTCTTCTAAGAATAATGGTCATGTGACTTCAGGTTCTACTTCGAGCCCTTCCACATATTACGGTTCTCCTATGACTAGTAGTACTACATCTTCTGGTCATACAGATTCAGACTCTTCCACAAGCAATAATTTTGGTTCTAAAACTTCGGGCTCTTTTAGAGGCACCAATTCTTATGATGCTCCTGGTTCTACAAACTTGGGCATTTCTTCAAGTTCTGATATTTCCATGGGTTCTGGCTCTTCTAAGAGTTCTAGTCTTGAAAACCAGTTTAGTGGTACTTTTTCCAAAGTTTTTGCTTTTGGGGACTCATATACAGACACAGGAAATGCTCAATCATTAGGCATTTTGAAAGACTTCGCGAGTGCATTCTTATCAAGCTTTTTTCAAACAATAGATTCAAACCTCCATTTTGAGGGTAGATCAAGTAATGGCCGCTTGGTTATTGATTTCCTTTGTGATTCTCTCAACATATCCCTGTTGCCACCATTTGAAGTGGCTTCCAAAAACTCTAGTATCAATGAAGACTGTGGAGTGAACTTTGCAGTGGGAGGTTCGACATCTCTTTCAGGTGATTTTTTTACTAATCATAAAATCACCAATAACTTGTTGTGGCAAGGCACTCCATTAGGTTTCCAAACTCAAATAGAATGGTTCAACCAGTTCGTCACAAAAAAAGCCTGCAATGGGGAAACAATCGAACAATGCAAGGAACAAATGGGAAACAACCTCATTTGGCTTGGGCAAATGGGTGCAGATGACTTTGCTCGTGTTATAGGGTCTTCTATTTCCTTGCGTTGGCTTACAGATATAACTCTCGGTCAAATCTCCAAAATCCTCACG ACGGTGTTGGATAGTGGCGCAAGGTTCATCGTGGTTCAAGGACTACCGCCACTAGGGTGTTGGCCATTAGCAAAATTATTGACTCCCCACTTTGCCAAGGATGAAATGGGTTGTTCTGCAGTTATCAACAAAGCAATAATGGCTCACAATGACCTCTTACAGAAGACATTAGAAGAATTTCGTAGAAACTATCCCAATGCTACAATTGCATATGCTGATTATTTCAACGCATTCAAGACAGTCATGGGAAACCTCACTGAGTTTGGCTTTTCAGATGGGTCCGATGCATGTTGCGGCGTTGGAGGTGGACTTAACTTCAACTTGAACAATCTATGTGGCATGGATGGCACCAACACTTGTAGTAACCCGAATGCTTACATCCACTGGGATGGACTTCATCTTACAGAAGCAATGAACAAACAAATCGCTCGTCTCTTCCTCCTTGAAGGCTTCTGTCAACCATCTTTTGTTGATCTAATAAAAAGGCATCAAAGCTTACTTCAACCCTCTCTTCAGTAG